A window of the Cutaneotrichosporon cavernicola HIS019 DNA, chromosome: 6 genome harbors these coding sequences:
- the VPS36 gene encoding uncharacterized protein (EAP30/Vps36 family), which yields MNLPPGLGAAYWSTWELPAGASIAESLGDGEAWIGGWDGVGLYEGNNKVPTYQTFTLHITTHRVLLVPDTPSPPPLQCALSHVRETQFYAGFMRSSPKVIVTLGPAPPPPPVSSGSSTPAPAPVPEPQGNWTCGVCGFANPLLPGTGVPPGAKCALCGVAYATSKSMSLPPSRTTTPGPRPASSASLPPPLPAPPAPATATATAQIACTACTFLNHPSLSACEICGTPLPKSKDGELKRSMSAPRSETVRFSFRRGGEREAYRRLKGVLSDRVWERVAGVKTGTIGREENRLGGIDSILKSISLEGQANDAHMQDAFRDLEVLMVRAGEMVRLAQSLNSKLTAVGGKDDAEATLVRSSLVRLGLPAPALTQDMVRDERAYFDGLARELGALLTGSKGQGLMLQPGHGVIALDSVWGHWMRARGVALLPPATLMHVLPMLAAHSQPPIRRLDLPSGLTVLCTPSYAPGVLLARLLERMAPGEGREEKGRRTEEEVENEHGLGIIDIAAAEGLPIGLATELVDMVAAQPSGMGIVRDDQAGPGGSKWYRDIISGWPLEGEG from the exons ATGAACCTTCCCcccggcctcggcgccgcaTACTGGTCCACCTGGGAACTGCCAGCGGGTGCGAGCATCGCCGAGTCTCTcggggacggcgaggcCTGGATTGGTGGATGGGACGGAGTGGGGTTGTATGAGGG CAACAACAAGGTCCCCACGTACCAGACCTTCACGCTACATATCACAACGCACCGCGTCCTGCTCGTTCCCGATACGCCGTCTCCGCCACCCCTCCAGTGCGCGCTGAGTCATGTACGCGAGACGCAGTTCTATGCGGGCTTCATGCGCTCGAGCCCAAAGGTCATCGTCACGCTCGGtcccgcgcctcctccacccccaGTATCCTCTGGCTCGTCAACACCAGCACCCGCGCCAGTCCCAGAACCACAAGGTAACTGGACGTGCGGGGTGTGTGGTTTCGCGAACCCATTATTGCCGGGGACGGGCGTACCCCCCGGAGCCAAGTGCGCGCTCTGTGGTGTAGCGTACGCGACGAGCAAGAGTATGAGCCTTCCACCGAGCCGCACAACGACACCCGGCCCTCGTCCCGCCTCATCCGcatccctcccccctcccttGCCCGCTCCACCAGCCCCCGCAACAGCCACCGCAACAGCCCAGATCGCATGTACGGCTTGCACGTTCCTCAAccacccttccctctcTGCTTGCGAGATCTGCGGTACCCCACTTCCCAAGTccaaggacggcgagtTGAAGCGCAGCATGAGCGCGCCCCGTTCCGAGACAGTACGCTTCAGCTTCCGGcggggcggcgagcgcgaggcgtaCCGCCGCCTCAAGGGGGTGCTGAGCGACCGCGTATGGGAGCGCGTGGCTGGCGTCAAGACGGGTACGATTGGGCGAGAGGAGAACCGGCTTGGGGGAATCGACTCGATCCTCAAGAGTATCAGTCTCGAAGGACAGGCGAACGACGCGCACATGCAGGATGCGttccgcgacctcgaggtgctTATGGTCCGGGCAGGCGAGATG gtACGCCTTGCGCAGAGTCTCAACTCAAAACTCACCGCGGTTGGGGGGAAAGACGACGCGGAGGCGACGCTCGTGCGTTCGTCGCTTgtgcgcctcggcctgccgGCACCTGCTCTGACGCAGGACATGGTGCGCGACGAACGCGCCTACTTTGACGGCCTGgcacgcgagctcggcgcgctgctCACTGGAAGCAAGGGCCAGGGGCTGATGTTGCAGCCGGGGCATGGGGTGATTGCGCTTGACTCAGTGTGGGGCCATTGGATgagggcgcgcggcgtTGCCCTCTTACCACCAGCGACGCTCATGCACGTCCTCCCCATGCTGGCGGCACACAGCCAGCCGCCGATCCGACGGCTAGATCTGCCCTCAGGCTTGACGGTGCTGTGCACGCCGAGCTATGCGCCTGGCGTGCTCCTAGCACGGCTACTGGAACGCATGGCGCCGGgtgaggggagggaggagaagggacGGCGgacagaggaggaggtcgagaacgAGCACGGGCTCGGCATCATCGACatcgcggccgccgagggctTGCCCATCGGTCTCGCCACAGAGCTTGTCGACATGGTCGCGGCCCAACCGAGCGGCATGGGTATCGTGCGCGATGACCAGGCTGGACCAGGCGGGAGCAAGTGGTACCGCGACATCATCAGTGGGTGGCCCctggagggtgagggttGA